From the genome of bacterium, one region includes:
- a CDS encoding uroporphyrinogen decarboxylase family protein: MTSRARFLAALNGQPADHPPLTTWCFGLPALPGLKWEMDGVPRDYWYSLRMEHLHTTTVPWTLADDFRRVQAWASLGVDDVLDVSIPWSMAPEVSLREWCPDRYEGGYPVWLREYDTPAGPLRHAVKRTDPEPPGWPIQPRSVPLIEDFNIPRAVEHAVSSPADVAAIPYLYGTPDEYWREWFDVRMQQVGAFARAQGVAVQAWSAFGMDGVVWLTGTEGAILMALDQPEAFGQLVDHIAATDVARTELALSSPDVDLIVQRGWYSSTDFWSPALFDLYVFPHLQELAGLVHRHGRKLAYVMTTGVQRLGPRLADAGVDLLYFVDPLQDGVDLAWARDELAPRLALVGGCNALTVGSGDAARIRREVRLALDTLAGTHRLILHPVDALFPDTPWAGVEALITAWQEWCT; this comes from the coding sequence ATGACCTCGCGCGCACGCTTCCTGGCCGCTCTGAACGGCCAACCCGCCGACCACCCGCCGCTGACCACCTGGTGCTTCGGGCTGCCGGCGCTGCCGGGCCTGAAGTGGGAGATGGATGGCGTCCCCCGCGACTACTGGTACTCCCTGCGCATGGAGCATCTGCACACGACCACCGTCCCCTGGACGCTGGCGGACGACTTCCGGCGGGTGCAGGCCTGGGCCTCGCTGGGCGTGGACGATGTGCTCGATGTCTCGATCCCCTGGAGCATGGCGCCGGAGGTGTCGCTCCGCGAGTGGTGCCCGGACCGGTATGAGGGCGGATACCCGGTATGGCTGCGGGAGTATGACACGCCCGCCGGGCCGCTGCGGCACGCCGTCAAGCGGACCGATCCCGAGCCCCCCGGCTGGCCCATCCAGCCTCGTTCCGTGCCCCTCATCGAGGACTTCAACATCCCCCGCGCGGTGGAACATGCCGTCAGCAGCCCCGCCGACGTGGCGGCCATCCCGTACCTGTACGGGACGCCGGACGAGTACTGGCGAGAGTGGTTCGACGTGCGGATGCAGCAGGTCGGGGCCTTCGCCCGCGCGCAGGGCGTGGCCGTGCAGGCCTGGTCGGCGTTCGGGATGGATGGCGTGGTGTGGCTGACGGGGACGGAGGGCGCAATCCTGATGGCCCTCGACCAGCCGGAGGCCTTCGGGCAGCTCGTGGACCACATCGCTGCGACGGACGTGGCCCGCACAGAGCTGGCCCTGTCGTCGCCGGACGTGGACCTCATCGTCCAGCGCGGCTGGTACTCCTCGACCGACTTCTGGTCGCCCGCGCTGTTCGACCTCTATGTCTTCCCGCACCTGCAGGAGCTGGCCGGGCTGGTGCATCGGCACGGGCGCAAGCTGGCCTATGTGATGACCACCGGCGTGCAGCGCCTCGGCCCGCGCCTGGCCGATGCCGGGGTGGACCTGCTGTACTTCGTGGACCCCCTGCAGGATGGCGTAGACCTGGCGTGGGCGCGCGACGAGCTGGCGCCGCGCCTGGCGCTGGTGGGCGGCTGTAATGCCCTGACGGTCGGCAGCGGCGATGCGGCGCGTATCCGCCGGGAGGTCCGTCTGGCGCTGGACACCCTCGCCGGCACTCATCGGCTCATCCTGCATCCCGTGGATGCGCTCTTCCCCGATACGCCCTGGGCCGGCGTCGAGGCCCTCATCACCGCCTGGCAGGAGTGGTGCACATGA